The Phacochoerus africanus isolate WHEZ1 chromosome X, ROS_Pafr_v1, whole genome shotgun sequence genome has a segment encoding these proteins:
- the PIGA gene encoding phosphatidylinositol N-acetylglucosaminyltransferase subunit A isoform X4, producing MGLAGTDLLSGIIPELCQKYPDLNFVIGGEGPKRIILEEVRERYQLHDRVRLLGALEHKDVRNVLVQGHIFLNTSLTEAFCMAIVEAASCGLQVVSTRVGGIPEVLPESLIILCEPSVKSLCEGLEKAISQLKSGALPPPESIHNIVKTFYTWRNVAERTEKVYDRVAGEAVLPMDKRLDRLISHCGPVTGCIFALLAVFNFLFLVFLRWMTPDSIIDVAIDATGPKGAWTRQYPSRANGDENNEESETR from the exons GGACCGATTTGCTTAGTGGTATAATACCTGAACTCTGTCAGAAATACCCTGATTTAAATTTCGTAATTGGAGGAGAGGGACCAAAGAGAATCATTTTGGAAGAAGTTCGGGAAAGATACCAGCTCCATGACAG AGTGCGTCTCTTGGGAGCCTTAGAACACAAGGATGTTAGAAATGTCTTAGTTCAAGGACATATTTTTCTTAATACTTCCCTTACTGAAGCATTCTGCATGGCAATTGTGGAAGCAGCCAGTTGTGGTTTACAG gttgtaaGTACCAGGGTTGGTGGAATTCCTGAAGTGCTTCCAGAAAGTCTTATCATATTATGTGAGCCTTCTGTAAAGTCTCTGTGCGAGGGATTGGAAAAAGCTATTTCGCAACTGAAGTCAGGAGCATTGCCGCCTCCAGAAAGTATCCATAACATCGTCAAGACTTTCTACACCTGGAGGAATGTTGCGGAGAGAACGGAAAAA GTGTACGACCGCGTGGCAGGAGAGGCTGTGCTGCCGATGGACAAGCGACTGGACAGGCTCATCTCTCACTGTGGCCCTGTGACAGGCTGCATTTTTGCTTTGTTGGCTGTGTTCAACTTTCTCTTCCTCGTTTTCCTGAGGTGGATGACTCCAGATTCTATCATCGATGTTGCAATAGATGCCACGGGGCCAAAGGGTGCCTGGACTCGTCAATATCCTTCCCGTGCAAACGGGGACGAGAATAATGAGGAGTCGGAAACCAGGTAG
- the PIGA gene encoding phosphatidylinositol N-acetylglucosaminyltransferase subunit A isoform X3 has translation MEWAKPTRWTDLLSGIIPELCQKYPDLNFVIGGEGPKRIILEEVRERYQLHDRVRLLGALEHKDVRNVLVQGHIFLNTSLTEAFCMAIVEAASCGLQVVSTRVGGIPEVLPESLIILCEPSVKSLCEGLEKAISQLKSGALPPPESIHNIVKTFYTWRNVAERTEKVYDRVAGEAVLPMDKRLDRLISHCGPVTGCIFALLAVFNFLFLVFLRWMTPDSIIDVAIDATGPKGAWTRQYPSRANGDENNEESETR, from the exons GGACCGATTTGCTTAGTGGTATAATACCTGAACTCTGTCAGAAATACCCTGATTTAAATTTCGTAATTGGAGGAGAGGGACCAAAGAGAATCATTTTGGAAGAAGTTCGGGAAAGATACCAGCTCCATGACAG AGTGCGTCTCTTGGGAGCCTTAGAACACAAGGATGTTAGAAATGTCTTAGTTCAAGGACATATTTTTCTTAATACTTCCCTTACTGAAGCATTCTGCATGGCAATTGTGGAAGCAGCCAGTTGTGGTTTACAG gttgtaaGTACCAGGGTTGGTGGAATTCCTGAAGTGCTTCCAGAAAGTCTTATCATATTATGTGAGCCTTCTGTAAAGTCTCTGTGCGAGGGATTGGAAAAAGCTATTTCGCAACTGAAGTCAGGAGCATTGCCGCCTCCAGAAAGTATCCATAACATCGTCAAGACTTTCTACACCTGGAGGAATGTTGCGGAGAGAACGGAAAAA GTGTACGACCGCGTGGCAGGAGAGGCTGTGCTGCCGATGGACAAGCGACTGGACAGGCTCATCTCTCACTGTGGCCCTGTGACAGGCTGCATTTTTGCTTTGTTGGCTGTGTTCAACTTTCTCTTCCTCGTTTTCCTGAGGTGGATGACTCCAGATTCTATCATCGATGTTGCAATAGATGCCACGGGGCCAAAGGGTGCCTGGACTCGTCAATATCCTTCCCGTGCAAACGGGGACGAGAATAATGAGGAGTCGGAAACCAGGTAG